A genomic region of Pseudomonas migulae contains the following coding sequences:
- a CDS encoding aminotransferase class V-fold PLP-dependent enzyme produces the protein MSKLYPSIDPEGLVEYSVVYTDRSLNHMSQSFQGVMKNISTTLKQVYNAQAVAVVPGSGTFGMEAVARQFATDQQCLVIRNGWFSYRWSQILEMGNIPAATTVLKARPVDTGRQAAYAPPPLDEVLAAIAASRPQIVFAPHVETSSGIILPNEYLRAVGDAVHAVGGLFVLDCIASGTLWVDMQKCAVDLLISAPQKGWSASPCCALVMLSSLALERIEQTQSSSFACDLKKWLQIMQAYEQGGHAYHATMPSDSLARFNEVMKETQAYGFDKVRGEQQALGDRVRAMLTGKGFKSVAAAGFQAPGVVVSYTDDADIKSGKKFANHGLQIAAGVPLQCDEPADFQTFRIGLFGLEKLHNIERTVSTLEQALDEVMVN, from the coding sequence ATGTCAAAGCTATATCCCAGTATCGATCCCGAGGGGCTGGTCGAGTACTCAGTGGTCTACACCGACCGCTCGCTCAACCACATGTCGCAGTCATTTCAAGGCGTGATGAAGAACATTTCCACGACCCTGAAACAGGTCTACAACGCCCAGGCTGTTGCGGTGGTCCCGGGCAGCGGCACATTCGGCATGGAAGCGGTGGCGCGACAGTTTGCCACCGACCAGCAATGCCTGGTGATACGCAACGGCTGGTTCAGTTATCGCTGGAGCCAGATCCTTGAGATGGGCAACATCCCGGCGGCCACCACGGTGCTGAAAGCCCGACCGGTCGACACGGGTCGCCAGGCTGCCTACGCCCCTCCCCCTCTGGACGAAGTGCTGGCAGCCATCGCGGCTTCGAGGCCGCAGATTGTCTTCGCCCCCCACGTTGAAACCTCATCAGGGATTATCCTGCCCAACGAGTACCTGCGGGCCGTCGGCGACGCCGTGCATGCGGTGGGTGGCCTGTTCGTGCTGGACTGCATCGCCTCGGGTACGCTTTGGGTCGATATGCAGAAATGCGCAGTCGACCTGCTGATCAGCGCTCCGCAGAAAGGCTGGAGCGCCTCCCCTTGCTGCGCCCTGGTGATGCTCAGTTCCCTGGCCCTCGAGCGCATCGAACAGACGCAGAGCAGCAGCTTCGCCTGCGACCTGAAAAAGTGGCTGCAGATCATGCAGGCCTACGAACAGGGCGGACACGCCTACCATGCGACCATGCCCAGCGATTCCCTCGCGCGATTTAATGAAGTGATGAAAGAGACGCAAGCCTACGGTTTCGACAAGGTCCGCGGCGAACAACAGGCGCTGGGCGATCGGGTGCGCGCAATGTTGACCGGCAAAGGTTTCAAAAGCGTCGCCGCAGCCGGCTTTCAGGCCCCTGGCGTCGTGGTGAGCTACACCGATGATGCCGACATCAAGAGCGGCAAAAAATTTGCCAACCATGGCCTGCAGATCGCCGCAGGAGTGCCGTTGCAATGCGACGAGCCGGCCGACTTCCAGACCTTCCGCATCGGTCTGTTCGGACTCGAAAAGCTGCACAATATCGAGCGCACGGTCAGCACCCTCGAGCAGGCACTGGACGAGGTGATGGTTAACTAG
- a CDS encoding ArsR/SmtB family transcription factor: protein MELLEIFKALSNPTRLEILKGLKDPVKNFPPQDEGDVHTVGVCVSSIQEGIGLSQSTVSGYLATLQRVGLVEVRRIGQWTYYKRNEATISALAEIVGKDL from the coding sequence ATGGAATTACTCGAAATATTCAAAGCCCTCTCAAACCCTACACGCCTTGAAATCCTGAAAGGCTTGAAGGACCCCGTAAAGAACTTCCCTCCGCAGGATGAAGGTGACGTTCACACGGTGGGCGTCTGCGTCAGCAGTATTCAAGAAGGTATCGGGCTGTCGCAGTCAACGGTGTCCGGTTATCTGGCCACATTGCAGCGAGTGGGCCTGGTCGAAGTCAGGCGCATCGGTCAGTGGACCTACTACAAGCGCAATGAAGCAACCATCAGTGCGCTTGCCGAGATCGTAGGGAAAGATCTGTAA
- a CDS encoding zinc-dependent alcohol dehydrogenase family protein — translation MKAMMLKSFGGPESFELCDVPKPVPGAGQVLVRVHATSINPLDYQVRRGDYADLVPLPAITGHDVSGVVEAVGPGVTAFAPGDEVWYTPQIFDGPGSYAEYHVAAESIIGKKPPSLSHLEAASLTLVGGTVWEALTVRAALRVGESILIHGGAGGVGHVAIQVAKAIGARVFTTVREANFEFARRMGADVLIDYEKEDYVDAILRETGGHGVDVVFDTIGGNTLSRSPDVLAQLGRVVSIVDIAQPQNLVQAWGKNASYHFVFTRQNRGKLDELSTLVEHGQLRPHVGAVYSLADLALAHARLESTNNGIQGKIVIAVEPSLIS, via the coding sequence ATGAAAGCGATGATGCTTAAATCATTTGGCGGCCCAGAATCGTTTGAACTCTGCGACGTGCCCAAACCAGTGCCGGGTGCGGGACAAGTCCTGGTGCGGGTGCACGCAACCTCCATCAACCCCTTGGATTATCAGGTTCGACGTGGCGATTACGCCGACCTGGTGCCGCTGCCGGCCATCACCGGACACGACGTATCGGGCGTTGTCGAAGCAGTTGGGCCGGGTGTGACGGCCTTCGCTCCGGGAGACGAAGTCTGGTACACCCCGCAAATATTTGACGGGCCCGGCAGTTATGCCGAGTACCACGTGGCGGCCGAAAGCATTATCGGGAAGAAGCCGCCATCACTGAGTCATCTTGAGGCGGCAAGTCTGACCCTGGTGGGCGGGACGGTGTGGGAAGCGCTGACCGTGCGTGCAGCGCTCAGAGTGGGGGAGAGCATTCTGATCCACGGCGGCGCGGGAGGCGTAGGTCATGTAGCGATCCAAGTGGCAAAAGCCATTGGAGCGCGAGTTTTCACGACCGTGCGCGAAGCCAACTTCGAGTTCGCACGCCGCATGGGGGCCGATGTGCTCATCGACTACGAAAAGGAAGATTACGTCGACGCCATCCTGCGGGAAACCGGTGGCCACGGCGTGGATGTGGTGTTCGACACCATCGGCGGCAACACACTGTCGCGCAGCCCCGACGTGCTCGCTCAACTTGGCCGCGTGGTCTCGATTGTGGACATTGCCCAGCCGCAAAACCTCGTTCAGGCCTGGGGCAAGAACGCGAGTTATCACTTCGTTTTCACCCGACAGAACCGCGGCAAGCTCGATGAACTGAGCACACTGGTAGAGCACGGTCAGCTGCGCCCACACGTTGGCGCTGTCTATTCGCTTGCCGACCTGGCGCTCGCCCATGCCCGGCTCGAGAGTACCAACAACGGCATTCAAGGAAAAATCGTGATCGCCGTCGAGCCATCGCTCATCTCGTAA
- a CDS encoding antibiotic biosynthesis monooxygenase family protein, which translates to MIYEIALLPVHKERIEKFRRAFAEVAPLLTRAKGYGGHLLAQGVETPEMFNLIVRWASLEDHTPGFEASEDHRLFMQGLEEYFSEEPRVYHIEGAACTGLQTGET; encoded by the coding sequence ATGATTTATGAAATCGCTCTGCTCCCCGTTCACAAGGAACGGATTGAAAAGTTCCGACGTGCATTTGCCGAGGTCGCTCCTTTGCTCACCCGCGCAAAGGGTTACGGCGGCCACTTGCTCGCGCAAGGGGTTGAAACCCCGGAGATGTTCAACCTGATCGTGCGCTGGGCTTCACTTGAGGATCACACGCCGGGCTTCGAAGCGAGTGAAGACCATCGGCTGTTCATGCAGGGGCTGGAGGAATATTTTTCGGAAGAACCGAGGGTCTACCATATTGAAGGAGCAGCTTGCACTGGTTTGCAGACCGGCGAAACATGA
- a CDS encoding LysR family transcriptional regulator → MHRTGMTELEVVLAVARRNSFRGAAQELGMSTTAVSSAVAGLEARLKVRLFNRSTRSVALTDIGQRYVARIAPALAQIKSADEEASVGPDEPSGTLRINAPHGAAYLLLEPLLKQYAERYPEVRIDIVSESSMVDIVAGGFDAGIRLAESVPQDMIAVALSGDIRMLVVATPEYLERHGVPEHPRDLLTHRSVGMRMAHGGLYQWELERDGQKLQMDLPVRFASNELLAIKQAVLSGLGIGFISEWFILEELASGALVPVLMPWCPSFGGLRLYYSGHRFVPARLRALIELAQELRPTVV, encoded by the coding sequence ATGCACAGAACAGGAATGACCGAGCTGGAAGTGGTTCTGGCCGTTGCGCGCCGCAACAGTTTTCGCGGCGCAGCACAGGAGTTGGGAATGTCCACTACCGCCGTGAGCAGCGCGGTGGCCGGCCTGGAAGCACGCCTGAAAGTTCGCCTGTTCAATCGCTCCACGCGCAGCGTTGCCCTCACCGACATCGGGCAACGCTATGTGGCACGCATCGCACCTGCGTTGGCCCAGATCAAAAGTGCCGACGAAGAAGCCAGCGTCGGCCCCGATGAACCCAGCGGCACATTGCGCATCAATGCACCGCATGGGGCGGCCTATCTGCTGCTGGAGCCGCTATTGAAGCAGTACGCTGAGCGCTATCCCGAAGTGCGCATCGACATCGTCAGCGAATCAAGCATGGTCGACATCGTCGCTGGGGGCTTCGACGCCGGGATTCGCCTGGCAGAGTCTGTGCCGCAAGACATGATTGCTGTGGCACTGTCAGGTGACATCCGGATGCTCGTGGTCGCAACGCCCGAGTACCTCGAACGCCACGGCGTGCCCGAGCATCCGCGAGATCTACTCACCCACCGGAGCGTCGGCATGCGCATGGCCCATGGTGGCCTCTACCAGTGGGAATTGGAGCGCGATGGCCAAAAGCTGCAGATGGATCTGCCGGTGCGCTTCGCCTCCAACGAGTTGCTGGCCATCAAACAGGCCGTGTTGTCGGGCCTTGGCATCGGTTTCATTTCCGAGTGGTTCATCCTGGAAGAACTGGCAAGCGGCGCCCTGGTGCCGGTGTTGATGCCATGGTGCCCGTCGTTTGGCGGGTTGAGGCTCTACTACTCGGGCCATCGTTTCGTACCGGCGCGATTGCGCGCGCTGATTGAACTGGCGCAGGAGTTGCGGCCCACTGTGGTTTGA
- a CDS encoding aldehyde dehydrogenase family protein, which translates to MQRIEHIYINGEFVIPHGQEWFDLHNPSTEEVIGQVRLGDALDAQRAIAAAKVAFPAWARTSREERIAALQRMHRAMATKEEELLEAILVEYGAPAVRGRWMATYPADVIAQAIDALEAFDFEEQVGMARVILTPVGVTGLITPWNSNAGFICNKLATALAAGCTAVIKPSEMSALQTQVVVRALHEAGLPPGVFNVVNGRGDVVGEEIARHPDVAKISFTGSSAVGQHLVKTGADTMKRVTLELGGKSPTVVLDDADFQAVMPLVLQAGFLNSGQACIAGTRILVPCSRLAEFERIAKEGVSQIQSGDPRNADTEIGPMVSQKQWERVQRYIRIGQEEGARLLAGGEGRPEGLHAGWFVKPTIFTDANNRMRIAREEIFGPVLTIIPYEDDADAISIANDTDYGLSALVLGKSSERCMNVARQIDSGRVLINTLAHEPRAPFGGFKHSGLGREMGRWGMSAYLEPKTLIGYDPLT; encoded by the coding sequence ATGCAACGCATTGAACATATCTACATCAACGGCGAGTTCGTCATTCCACACGGTCAGGAATGGTTCGACCTTCATAACCCGAGCACCGAGGAAGTCATCGGTCAGGTTCGGCTGGGCGATGCACTGGACGCACAGCGTGCGATCGCAGCCGCCAAGGTTGCGTTCCCGGCGTGGGCTCGTACCAGCCGGGAGGAGCGCATTGCGGCACTGCAACGCATGCACCGGGCCATGGCAACAAAGGAGGAAGAACTGCTGGAAGCCATCCTCGTGGAATACGGCGCACCTGCGGTTCGCGGGCGTTGGATGGCGACTTATCCGGCTGATGTGATCGCGCAAGCAATCGATGCACTGGAGGCGTTCGATTTCGAGGAGCAGGTCGGCATGGCCAGGGTCATTCTGACGCCCGTGGGCGTGACCGGTCTGATCACACCCTGGAACAGCAATGCGGGCTTCATTTGCAACAAGCTGGCCACCGCGCTGGCAGCAGGCTGCACTGCCGTCATCAAGCCAAGCGAGATGAGCGCGTTACAGACGCAGGTCGTGGTCAGAGCGTTGCACGAGGCCGGTCTGCCACCGGGTGTATTCAATGTCGTCAACGGACGAGGCGATGTAGTAGGTGAGGAAATCGCCCGTCATCCCGACGTTGCCAAAATCTCGTTCACGGGCTCGTCCGCTGTCGGTCAGCATCTGGTAAAAACCGGTGCTGACACCATGAAGCGCGTGACGCTTGAACTCGGCGGCAAGTCGCCCACCGTGGTGCTTGACGATGCGGATTTCCAGGCAGTCATGCCGCTGGTGCTGCAAGCCGGATTTCTCAACAGCGGCCAGGCTTGCATCGCGGGCACTCGCATCCTCGTTCCGTGCAGCCGGCTGGCAGAGTTCGAGCGCATTGCGAAGGAGGGTGTCTCACAAATTCAATCGGGCGATCCACGCAACGCCGACACCGAGATCGGCCCAATGGTGAGCCAGAAACAGTGGGAACGGGTGCAGCGCTACATCCGTATCGGCCAGGAAGAAGGCGCGAGGTTGCTGGCGGGTGGCGAAGGTCGCCCGGAAGGCTTGCACGCCGGATGGTTCGTGAAGCCCACGATCTTCACTGATGCCAACAACCGTATGCGCATCGCGCGTGAGGAAATCTTCGGCCCCGTGCTGACGATCATCCCCTACGAAGATGATGCTGATGCAATCAGCATTGCCAACGATACGGACTATGGACTGAGCGCCCTGGTGCTGGGAAAAAGCTCCGAACGTTGTATGAACGTCGCCCGGCAGATCGATTCGGGACGCGTGCTCATCAACACCCTGGCCCACGAACCGCGTGCCCCCTTCGGTGGATTCAAGCATTCAGGCCTTGGGCGCGAAATGGGCAGGTGGGGGATGAGCGCGTATCTGGAGCCGAAGACGTTGATCGGGTATGACCCGTTGACATGA
- a CDS encoding alpha/beta fold hydrolase: MIRTLLTASLLLTLSLPSHASVPTFPSSFRTQDIPVEGAKIHVRVGGKGPAVVLLHGFGDTGDMWAPLAADLARDHTVVVPDLRGMGLSSIPESGYDKKTQAGDVRAVLASLGIEHSVVIGHDIGTMVAFAYASRYPQQTDRLVVMDAPVPGIPPWNDIVRSPLLWHFDFGGPDAERLVAGRERIYLDRFWNEFAGDPTKVDEATRQHYAKLYARPGAMHAAFAQFRSIRQDALDNEASMKKRLTMPVLAVGGEKSFGNNEAIVMRNAADNVTEVVIPGAGHWLMEEAPTQTIRAIRDFLQ; encoded by the coding sequence ATGATTCGCACCCTGCTGACGGCTTCCCTGCTCCTCACTCTCAGCCTGCCGTCCCATGCCAGTGTGCCCACCTTCCCTTCCTCCTTCCGCACTCAGGACATCCCGGTAGAAGGCGCGAAAATCCACGTACGCGTCGGCGGCAAGGGCCCCGCCGTGGTGCTGTTGCATGGCTTCGGCGACACCGGCGACATGTGGGCGCCACTCGCGGCCGACCTGGCCAGGGATCACACGGTCGTGGTGCCGGACCTGCGTGGCATGGGTTTGTCGTCGATCCCGGAAAGTGGCTACGACAAGAAGACGCAAGCGGGTGACGTGCGCGCGGTGCTGGCTTCGCTGGGGATCGAGCACTCGGTGGTCATCGGCCACGACATCGGCACCATGGTCGCCTTCGCGTATGCCTCGCGTTATCCGCAGCAAACCGATCGCCTGGTGGTGATGGATGCGCCGGTGCCGGGCATTCCACCGTGGAACGACATCGTGCGCTCACCGCTGCTGTGGCACTTCGACTTCGGTGGCCCGGATGCGGAGCGCCTGGTGGCCGGGCGTGAGCGCATCTACCTGGACCGCTTCTGGAACGAGTTTGCCGGCGACCCCACCAAGGTGGACGAGGCAACCCGTCAGCATTACGCCAAACTCTACGCCCGCCCCGGCGCGATGCATGCGGCGTTCGCGCAGTTCCGCAGCATTCGTCAGGACGCGCTGGACAATGAAGCCTCCATGAAGAAACGCCTGACCATGCCGGTGCTGGCCGTCGGCGGGGAAAAATCCTTTGGCAACAATGAAGCCATCGTTATGCGCAACGCTGCGGATAACGTCACGGAAGTGGTGATTCCAGGGGCGGGACATTGGCTGATGGAAGAAGCGCCCACGCAGACCATTCGCGCGATTCGCGACTTTCTGCAGTGA
- a CDS encoding GlxA family transcriptional regulator: MIERRQFSGGMKGKNLRYLNDNPNEPVQMTRTGFLLLEHFSLPAFTQALDTIVTANLLRPKLFSSRTFGLNDGEVVSDLGLVIRPDARIDCAVVHDLDLLVICGGYRTELKATDELISLLRAAADQGVSLAGLWNGAWFLGTAGLLDGYRCAIHPEHRPALAEIAKATHVTSEPFVIDRDRLTASSPSGAFHMALDWIKGLHDKALVEGIEDILAFEESRYRRIKPTENVCVSAPLREVVKLMDANLEEPLELEQLAVYAGRSRRQLERLFKEQLGTTPQRYYMELRITEARRLLQHTELSQVDVLVACGFVSPSHFSKCYSSYFGYRPSKETRLVK; the protein is encoded by the coding sequence TTGATCGAACGACGCCAATTTAGCGGAGGCATGAAGGGGAAAAATCTTCGCTATCTGAACGACAACCCCAACGAGCCTGTTCAAATGACGCGAACAGGCTTTTTGCTGCTCGAACATTTCTCGCTGCCTGCTTTTACCCAGGCGCTGGATACGATCGTCACCGCGAATCTGCTGCGACCCAAATTGTTTTCCTCCCGCACCTTCGGCCTGAACGATGGGGAAGTCGTCAGCGATCTGGGGCTGGTCATTCGGCCGGATGCGCGCATCGATTGCGCGGTGGTTCACGACCTCGATCTGCTGGTAATTTGCGGTGGCTACCGGACCGAGCTGAAGGCGACTGACGAGTTGATCAGTCTGTTGAGAGCGGCCGCCGACCAGGGTGTCAGCCTGGCCGGATTGTGGAACGGTGCATGGTTCCTCGGGACCGCCGGTTTGCTCGATGGTTACCGTTGCGCGATTCACCCCGAACATCGCCCCGCGCTCGCAGAAATTGCCAAGGCCACGCACGTCACCAGCGAGCCTTTTGTCATCGACCGTGACCGGCTCACGGCCTCCAGTCCGTCAGGTGCCTTCCACATGGCGCTGGACTGGATCAAGGGCTTGCATGACAAGGCGCTCGTCGAGGGCATTGAAGACATTCTCGCGTTCGAAGAGTCCCGCTACCGGCGCATCAAACCGACGGAAAACGTCTGCGTGAGCGCTCCGTTGCGCGAGGTGGTGAAGCTGATGGACGCCAACCTCGAAGAGCCGCTGGAGCTGGAGCAACTGGCGGTCTACGCAGGTCGTTCCCGTCGACAGCTCGAGCGTTTGTTCAAGGAGCAACTCGGCACTACGCCGCAGCGCTATTACATGGAGTTGCGGATTACCGAGGCGCGTCGACTGCTGCAGCACACGGAGCTGTCCCAGGTCGATGTGCTGGTGGCGTGTGGTTTTGTGTCGCCGAGTCATTTCAGCAAGTGCTATAGCTCGTATTTCGGGTACAGGCCGTCCAAGGAAACGCGGCTGGTCAAATAG
- a CDS encoding MFS transporter, producing MNLNEPINPQRIGQAVGKYRWTICALLFFATTVNYLDRQVLSLLAPDLSTQFGWSNSDYANIASVFQFVYAISMLFAGRFVDKIGTKKAYIIAISIWSTGAMMHAFSVPMGEGIAAVCGAFGLAVIPVSIAGFMLSRAVLAIGEAGNFPIAIKATAEYFPKKERSFATGIFNSGANVGAILAPICVPLIAGLWGWEAAFIVIGMLGFVWVTVWIALYEKPEQQKRLSAQELAYIQSDAQVIAAPAPGVAEKKVSWFKLLTYRQTWAFAFGKFMTDGVWWFFLFWLPTYLSAQYGMKGQAIVWPLAVLYSMTMVGSIGGGWFPSYFMSRGDAPYDGRMKAMLVIAFFPLLVLLAQPFGYISFWVPVLLIGVGASAHQAWSCNIFTTVSDMFPQKSIASVVGIGGLAGGLGGVAMTKVGGWVFDYYKSINDIHTGYMIMFGICAVAYLVAWSVMKLLVPRHKEITDL from the coding sequence ATGAATCTGAACGAGCCCATCAATCCGCAACGAATCGGCCAGGCCGTCGGTAAATACCGCTGGACGATCTGCGCGCTGTTGTTTTTTGCAACCACCGTCAACTACCTCGACCGCCAGGTACTGAGCCTGTTGGCGCCGGATCTGTCGACGCAATTTGGCTGGAGCAACAGCGACTACGCCAACATCGCCTCCGTGTTCCAGTTCGTGTACGCGATTTCCATGCTGTTCGCGGGCCGGTTCGTCGACAAGATCGGCACCAAGAAGGCCTACATCATCGCGATCAGTATCTGGTCGACCGGCGCCATGATGCATGCCTTCTCAGTGCCAATGGGCGAGGGCATCGCGGCCGTGTGCGGCGCGTTCGGACTGGCCGTCATTCCGGTGTCGATCGCAGGCTTCATGCTGTCGCGCGCCGTGCTGGCGATCGGCGAGGCGGGTAACTTCCCGATTGCGATCAAGGCCACTGCCGAATACTTCCCGAAGAAGGAACGCTCCTTCGCCACCGGTATCTTCAACTCCGGCGCCAACGTGGGCGCGATTCTGGCACCGATCTGCGTACCGCTGATTGCTGGCCTGTGGGGTTGGGAAGCGGCGTTCATCGTCATCGGCATGCTGGGCTTCGTCTGGGTGACCGTGTGGATTGCGCTCTACGAGAAACCCGAGCAGCAAAAACGTCTCTCGGCGCAGGAACTGGCCTACATCCAAAGTGATGCGCAGGTGATCGCTGCCCCGGCGCCGGGCGTCGCCGAGAAAAAAGTATCCTGGTTCAAGTTGCTGACCTACCGCCAGACCTGGGCGTTTGCCTTCGGCAAGTTCATGACCGACGGCGTGTGGTGGTTCTTCCTGTTCTGGCTTCCGACTTACTTGTCGGCGCAGTACGGCATGAAAGGCCAGGCCATCGTGTGGCCGCTGGCGGTGTTGTACAGCATGACCATGGTGGGCAGCATCGGCGGCGGCTGGTTCCCCAGCTACTTCATGTCGCGCGGCGACGCGCCGTATGACGGTCGTATGAAAGCCATGCTGGTGATCGCTTTCTTCCCGCTGCTGGTACTGCTGGCGCAACCCTTCGGTTACATCAGTTTCTGGGTACCGGTGCTGTTGATCGGCGTCGGCGCATCGGCGCATCAGGCGTGGTCGTGCAACATCTTCACCACCGTGTCCGATATGTTCCCGCAAAAATCCATCGCATCGGTGGTCGGCATTGGCGGCTTGGCCGGCGGTTTGGGCGGCGTAGCAATGACCAAGGTTGGTGGTTGGGTGTTCGACTACTACAAATCGATCAACGACATTCACACCGGCTACATGATCATGTTCGGCATCTGTGCGGTGGCTTATCTGGTGGCCTGGAGCGTGATGAAACTGCTGGTTCCACGCCATAAGGAAATTACCGACCTGTAA
- a CDS encoding PaaI family thioesterase codes for MSTLDISLQDTAAPDGVCYGCGGSNPHGLHIKSFWHEDGEHVIAEHLPEARYCGWPDLVYGGLIAMLVDCHSNWTAMAYHYRMENREVASLPRINCVTGNLGIKFIKPTPMGVPLTLRAKVEGEVGRKTRVICEVYAGDVLTAVGDSVFVRVDTGQLAAVAHGR; via the coding sequence ATGTCCACGCTCGACATTTCCCTGCAAGACACCGCCGCGCCCGACGGCGTTTGTTACGGCTGCGGCGGCAGCAATCCGCACGGTCTGCACATCAAGAGCTTCTGGCATGAGGACGGCGAGCATGTCATCGCCGAGCACCTGCCGGAAGCCAGGTATTGTGGTTGGCCGGATCTGGTTTACGGTGGCTTGATCGCAATGCTGGTCGACTGCCATTCCAACTGGACGGCGATGGCCTATCACTACCGGATGGAAAACCGCGAAGTCGCCAGCCTCCCGCGCATCAACTGCGTCACCGGCAACCTGGGCATCAAGTTCATCAAGCCGACGCCGATGGGCGTGCCGCTGACCCTGCGGGCAAAAGTGGAAGGTGAAGTCGGACGCAAAACCCGCGTCATCTGCGAGGTCTACGCGGGGGACGTGCTCACGGCGGTTGGGGATTCCGTTTTCGTGCGCGTCGATACCGGGCAACTGGCGGCGGTTGCTCATGGTCGGTAG